Proteins co-encoded in one Juglans regia cultivar Chandler chromosome 16, Walnut 2.0, whole genome shotgun sequence genomic window:
- the LOC108990715 gene encoding non-specific lipid transfer protein GPI-anchored 2, translating to MAADSIKGFLVVVLAFMLASEAFLREVNAAGECGKTPIKSAAASLSPCLSAAGNAQAKVPPTCCTKVGALIKTTPKCLCAVLLSPLAKQAGIKPAIAITIPKRCNISNRPAGKKCGRYTLP from the exons ATGGCCGCCGATTCCATTAAAGGTTTTCTTGTGGTCGTGCTCGCCTTCATGCTTGCTTCTGAGGCTTTTCTTCGGGAAGTTAATGCTGCCGGAGAGTGCGGAAAGACCCCCATCAAGTCTGCAGCTGCAAGCTTGAGCCCTTGCTTGAGTGCTGCCGGGAATGCTCAGGCCAAGGTTCCACCAACATGCTGCACCAAAGTTGGTGCCTTAATCAAGACCACACCCAAGTGCCTTTGTGCGGTTTTGTTGTCGCCTTTGGCAAAGCAGGCGGGGATCAAGCCTGCCATTGCTATTACTATTCCAAAACGGTGCAACATCAGCAACCGACCGGCGGGAAAGAAGTGCGGAA GATACACTCTCCCGTGA